In one Colletotrichum destructivum chromosome 2, complete sequence genomic region, the following are encoded:
- a CDS encoding Putative terpenoid cyclases/protein prenyltransferase alpha-alpha toroid: MAAQFKNLPDGLRLATAAHVKYVQSLDTRKDEYDYWLTEHLRLSGIYWGLVALHLLGHPEALPRDETIDFVLSCQHESGGFGAAPGHDAHMLYTVSAVQILVMIDALDELEARGKGKAQVGKFIADLQNRESGTFAGDEWGEEDTRFLYGALNALSLLGMMSLVDVDRAVQHIVACTNFDGGYGVSPGDESHSGQIFTCVAALAIAGRLDLVETDKLGRWLSERQVAGGGLNGRPEKDEDVCYSWWVLSSLEIIGRTHWIDRQRLITFILKCQDHELGGISDRPGNTVDVWHTCFGMTGLSLLGYPGTVAVDPVYCMPKPTIDRALGRKP; encoded by the exons atggcaGCTCAGTTCAAAAACCTGCCGGACGGGCTCAGGTTGGCAACAGCGGCTCACGTGAAGTACGTCCAGAGTCTGGACACCCGCAAGGATGAGTACGACTACTGGCTGACGGAGCACCTGCGCCTGAGCGGCATTTACTGGGGCTTGGTCGCTCTCCATCTACTCGGACATCCTGAAGCGCTTCCCCGTGACGAAACGATCGACTTCGTTCTCTCGTGCCAGCATGAGAGCGGAGGATTCGGGGCCGCGCCTGGCCACGACGCTCACATGCTGTATACAGTTAGTGCTGTGCAGATTCTGGTGATGATTGACGCCTTGGATGAGCTGGAGGCGCGCGGCAAGGGGAAAGCGCAAGTAGGCAAGT TCATCGCGGATCTCCAGAACCGCGAAAGCGGTACATTTGCAGGTGATGAGtggggcgaggaggacaCCCGCTTCCTCTACGGTGCGTTGAACGCCCTGTCTCTCCTGGGTATGATGTCgctcgtcgatgtcgacaGAGCTGTCCAGCACATCGTCGCCTGCACCAACTTCGACGGCGGCTACGGCGTGAGCCCTGGTGACGAGTCGCACTCCGGCCAGATCTTCACGTGCGTAGCGGCGCTTGCCATCGCAGGACGGCTAGACCTGGTCGAAACGGATAAGCTCGGGAGATGGCTCAGCGAGCGGCAGGTCGCGGGCGGTGGGCTGAACGGGAGGCCTGAGAAGGATGAGGACGTCTGCTACAGTTGGTGGGTGCTGAGCAGTCTGGAGATCATCGGGCGGACGCACTGGATCGACCGGCAGAGGCTCATCACTTTCATCCTCAAATGTCAGGATCATGAACTGGGGGGTATATCGGATCGGCCTGGAAACACGGTGGATGTATGGCACACGTGCTTCGGCATGACGGGCCTGAGCCTGCTGGGTTATCCGGGCACGGTGGCGGTTGATCCGGTATACTGCATGCCTAAACCAACAATTGACAGAGCGCTGGGGAGGAAGCCGTGA
- a CDS encoding Putative small ribosomal subunit protein mS29: protein MASAANCARCLTRPTTIAAAAPRILSQRIVPIITSYSSATGVAPFSTSSADSAAARRVTYIGKHIRRGKINQNARKKRDTARVKKPAPGERKAFRKRITLSNNNALAVEGLQDVGRETLAVAENKGSVVALPDQLVDQLRTLEAFKTTQNWGLFRRPHMLVRGETVKLVKRLDGAVNERQTLRMVLTGDKVVGKSMLLLQGLSHALLNNWVVINIPEAQDLTNSNTDYSPVPNTKPLQFYQPTYCFSLLQQIVKANGPILKQHKISKEYPELLHVPKDGTLLDIATAAKEPEFAWPAFQALWHELTTAPDGPPVFLGLDGLSHIMKISAYRDPSFNLVHSHDLTLVRLFVDALSGKTPLANGGAVIAATSRSNAPRSPSMELALAQSAAAAADLHVPTPDPYNKGYDDRVYEAVRGVETFNVSGISREEARAVMEYWAASGLMRARIDETTVAEKWTISGGGVLGELERASLLNSRMLQY from the exons ATGGCTTCCGCCGCCAACTGTGCGCGGTGCCTCACCAGGCCCACGACGatcgcagcagcagcgcctcgGATCCTCTCGCAGCGAATCGTGCCCATCATCACGTCGTACTCCTCGGCTACCGGAGTCGCGCcgttctcgacctcgtctgccgactccgccgccgcccgtcgggTGACGTATATTGGAAAGCACATCCGTCGCGGCAAGATCAACCAGAACGCGCGCAAGAAGCGGGACACCGCCAGGGTCAAGAAGCCGGCTCCCGGAGAGAGAAAGGCCTTCCGCAAACGTATCACGCTGAGCAACAACAATGCTctggccgtcgagggcctccaGGATGTCGGCAGAGAGACGCTGGCCGTGGCGGAGAACAAGGGCTCTGTTGTTGCCTTGCCGGATCAGTTGGTCGACCAGCTCCGGACGCTCGAAGCGTTCAAGACCACTCAGAACTGGGGTCTATTCCGCAGGCCGCACATGCTCGTTCGGGGGGAGACGGTGAAGCTCGTAAAGAGGCtagacggcgccgtcaatGAGAGGCAGACGCTgaggatggtgttgacgGGTGACAAGGTTGTGGGAAAGAGCatgttgctgctgcagggCTTGTCCCACGCGTTGTTGAACAATTGGGTTGTCATTAACATTCCCGAAG CCCAAGATCTCACCAACTCCAACACGGACTACAGTCCGGTCCCCAACACCAAGCCCCTCCAGTTCTACCAGCCGACCTACTGCTTCAGTCTCCTCCAGCAGATCGTCAAGGCCAATGGCCCCATCCTGAAGCAGCACAAGATCTCCAAGGAGTACCCCGAGCTTCTACACGTCCCCAAGGACGGCACCTTGCTCGACATTGCTACGGCCGCAAAGGAGCCTGAGTTCGCCTGGCCCGCCTTCCAGGCCCTTTGGCACGAGCTTACCACGGCCCCCGACGGTCCGCCCGTCTTTCTCGGACTTGATGGCCTCTCCCACATCATGAAGATTTCGGCCTATCGCGACCCGTCCTTCAACCTCGTGCACTCGCATGACCTCACACTCGTCCGGCtgttcgtcgacgccctttCTGGCAAGACTCCGCTCGCCAACGGCGGTGCCGTCATCGCTGCCACGAGCCGCAGCAATGCGCCCCGCTCCCCGTCCATGGAGCTCGCCCTGGCCCagtctgccgccgccgctgccgacctGCACGTCCCCACTCCGGACCCCTACAACAAGGGCTACGACGACCGCGTCTACGAGGCCGTCCGCGGCGTTGAGACCTTCAACGTGAGCGGTATCAGTCGCGAGGAGGCACGCGCCGTGATGGAGTACTGGGCCGCCAGCGGCCTCATGCGCGCGCGCATCGATGAGACCACCGTCGCGGAGAAGTGGACAATCTCCGGTGGTGGTGTTCTCGGCGAACTGGAGCGGGCGAGCTTGCTGAACTCGCGTATGCTGCAGTACtaa
- a CDS encoding DNA replication licensing factor MCM7, translated as MALRQFKAPVAYEAQQTALESFLQDFKASPEQTISHALGNITIDEDDFSDDELMEDDETREIRRQSRTAPGPKYKVMMQQLADRKIDEVTVDLDDLASFEASLGDELQLVQSIEMNTKHYVELMSRAVDKLMPKPSVDTNFKDDVLDVLMERRTRRNEALQRAATEPVDGQLPDPTVADDKFPAELTRRYTLAFKPRSETPTHPAKALAVREVKGENLGHLITIRAIATRVSDVKPIVQVSAYTCDRCGCEIFQPVNDKSYGPLTMCPSEDCKKNQAKGQLHPSSRASKFLPFQEVKVQELAEQVPIGQIPRTLTVLCYGTSVRKVNPGDVVDISGIFLPTPYTGFKAMKAGLLTDTYLEAHYIVQHKKAYSEMIVDPALVRRIDQYRQSGQVYELLAKSIAPEIFGHLDVKKALLLLLIGGVTKEVKDGMKIRGDINICLMGDPGVAKSQLLKYISKVAPRGVYTSGRGSSGVGLTAAVMRDPVTDEMVLEGGALVLADNGICCIDEFDKMDDNDRTAIHEVMEQQTISISKAGISTTLNARTSILAAANPIYGRYNPRISPVENINLPAALLSRFDVLFLLLDTPSRESDAQLAKHVAYVHMHQRHPDIGTESVVFSPHEVRSYVAQARTYRPVVPAAVSEYISKTYVRMRGQQKRAEKKGEQFSHTTPRTLLGVVRLAQALARLRFSNEVTHDDVDEALRLIEASKESLAAEQSANGRRRLNASSRIYNLVKTLADSGACRADDADDDDEELGVELSLRKVKERVIAKGFTEDQWLSALEEYNELDVWQTAGNGTRLVFITSNGAERDE; from the exons ATGGCGCTTCGTCAGTTCAAGGCGCCTGTAGCCTATGAAGCGCAGCAAA CGGCCCTGGAATCCTTTCTCCAAGACTTCAAGGCGTCGCCAGAGCAAACAATTTCGCATGCGCTTGGAAACATCACGATAGATGAAGATGActtcagcgacgacgagctgatGGAGGATGACGAGACACGCGAGATCCGTCGGCAGTCAAGGACTGCACCGGGGCCCAAATACAAGGTCATGATGCAGCAGCTGGCAGACCGCAAAATTGACGAGGTCACAGTTGATTTGGACGATTTGGCAAGC TTTGAAGCATCACTTGGCGACGAGCTTCAGCTGGTGCAGTCTATCGAGATGAACACTAAGCATTATGTTGAACTCATGTCAAGAGCAGTTGACAAGCTCATGCCCAAACCCAGCGTTGACACGAA CTTCAAGGATGATGTATTGGATGTTCTCATGGAACGCAGAACTAGGAGGAATGAGGCTCTGCAGAGAGCCGCTACCGAGCCTGTCGACGGCCAGCTCCCTGATCCGACGGTTGCTGATGACAAGTTTCCCGCCGAGCTCACTCGTAGGTATACCCTCGCCTTCAAGCCGCGGTCTGagacacccacccaccctgCCAAGGCACTTGCTGTGCGAgaggtcaagggcgagaACCTGGGCCACCTGATCACCATCCGCGCGATTGCCACGCGAGTCTCCGATGTCAAACCTATCGTCCAGGTCAGCGCATACACTTGCGACCGATGTGGCTGCGAAATCTTCCAACCGGTCAACGACAAGTCATATGGGCCCCTGACCATGTGCCCCTCCGAGGACTGCAAGAAGAACCAGGCCAAGGGCCAGCTTCACCCCTCCTCAAGGGCCTCCAAGTTCCTGCCCTTCCAGGAGGTCAAGGTCCAAGAACTTGCTGAGCAGGTCCCTATCGGCCAGATTCCACGGACTCTGACCGTTCTGTGCTACGGCACTTCCGTCCGCAAAGTCAATCCtggtgatgtcgtcgacaTATCAGGCATCTTTCTTCCCACACCCTACACTGGCTTTAAGGCGATGAAGGCCGGTCTCCTAACCGACACCTACCTCGAGGCCCACTACATTGTTCAGCACAAGAAGGCGTACTCTGAGATGATCGTCGACCCGGCTCTGGTGCGCCGCATTGATCAGTACAGACAGTCCGGCCAGGTGTACGAGCTCCTCGCCAAATCTATCGCCCCTGAGATTTTCGGTCACCTTGACGTCAAGAAAGCCCTACTCCTTCTGCTTATCGGCGGTGTAACAAAGGAGGTGAAGGACGGCATGAAGATTCGTGGAGACATCAACATCTGTCTCATGGGTGATCCCGGTGTGGCCAAGTCTCAACTGCTAAAGTACATCTCTAAGGTCGCCCCTCGTGGTGTCTACACCTCCGGCCGCGGTTCAAGTGGTGTCGGTCTTACTGCTGCTGTTATGCGCGATCCCGTCACCGACGAAATGGTCCTTGAGGGCGGTGCccttgtccttgccgacAATGGTATCTGCTGCATCGACGAGTTCGACAAAATGGACGATAATGACCGTACCGCCATCCACGAGGTTATGGAGCAACAgaccatctccatctccaaggcGGGTATCTCCACAACCCTCAACGCTCGTACatccatcctcgccgccgccaaccctATCTACGGTCGGTATAACCCCCGTATTTCCCCCGTCGAGAACATCAACCTTCCCGCCGCCCTACTCTCCCGTTTCgacgtcctcttcctccttcttgacaCTCCGTCCCGCGAGTCCGATGCCCAGCTCGCCAAACACGTTGCCTACGTCCACATGCATCAACGCCACCCGGATATTGGCACCGAGTCCGTTGTCTTCTCCCCGCACGAGGTCCGCTCTTATGTTGCTCAGGCCCGCACCTATCGCCCTgtcgtccccgccgccgtctccgagTACATCTCCAAGACATATGTCCGCATGCGTGGCCAGCAGAAGCGCGCCGAAAAGAAGGGTGAGCAGTTTAGCCACACTACACCGCGTACCCTTCTCGGTGTCGTCCGTCTTGCCCAAGCACTCGCACGCCTGCGCTTCAGCAACGAGGTCAcccacgacgacgtcgacgaagccctgCGCCTTATCGAGGCCTCCAAGGAGAGTCTCGCTGCAGAGCAAAGTGCCAACGGCCGCAGGCGCCTCaacgccagcagcaggaTATACAACCTCGTCAagaccctcgccgacagcggcgcctgccgtgccgacgacgccgacgacgacgacgaggagcttggTGTCGAGCTCAGCCTGCGTAAGGTCAAGGAGCGTGTCATCGCCAAGGGGTTCACCGAGGACCAGTGGCTCTCTGCTCTGGAGGAGTACAACGAGCTCGAT GTTTGGCAAACTGCCGGAAACGGCACGAGGTTGGTGTTCATCACCTCCAACGGCGCAGAGAGGGACGAGTAA
- a CDS encoding Putative DNA mismatch repair protein MutS, core gives MAPKSKPPEKKQQSLTNFFQPKTVNGLAAAFQKSQSESRTSPSGSPESSRKRPLEEDAGKINNGPEKITKRAKGDKGRRFASVEEGTDSLFVPGAEQSAAEQSAAEQSAAEPKPRASTAAGRAGRFAYSQSSDLNADGEEDQEDPSMRRRKEELHNKFVKKLGHPDSMLWRRRREDDGEAAEGEEGDEEDEDDAPQAPKAKKGGARANKKLTPMEIQFLDIKRKHLDTILIVEVGYKFRFFGEDARIAAKELSIVCIPGKYRYDEHPSEAHLERFASASIPVHRLPVHAKRLVAAGHKVGVVRQIETAALKKAGDNRNAPFVRKLTNVYTKGTYIDENGELEPGGDGGAPSGGYLLCLTETPSKGQGTDEKVDVGIIAVQPTTGDIIYDTFEDGFMRSEIETRLLHISPCEFVIVGDLTKGSDKLVQHLSGSSTNVFGDRSRVERVPRSKSMAAEAYSHVTQFYADKLQQTPDAAASSLLERILHLPEPVTICLSAMINHLQEYGLEHVFDLTKNFTSFSARQHMLLNGTTLESLEVYRNATDHSDRGSLFWALDKTTTRFGQRLLRKWVGRPLLDVSRLEARVAAVQELVNEQSSAKVDRLETLLTGIKTDLERSLIRIYYGKCTRPELLSVLQTLQRIAMQYSTVKSADATGFVSPLISSAILSLPQILDLVVSHLEKINPEAARKDDKYNFFRESEQTEDIEDHKMGIVAVEQSLDEHRSEAASSLSRKKPVDYVTVSGIEYLIEVNNTDLKAVPASWIKISGTKKLSRFHTPAVVRLIAERDQHREALAAACDAAFASLLVAIADAYQSLRDAVSSLATLDCLLSLSRVAALPGYTKPTFLSSPTQPTISITQGRHPIAEHTLSDPYIPFTTTLSSPSPLAHLVTGPNMGGKSSFVRAVALLVLLAQIGSFVPADEFSLTLADAIHVRMGARDNLAAGESTFMVEVSETARILRAATPRSLVILDELGRGTSTHDGAAIAHAVLDHVVRENRCLTLFITHYQNLARLADGIGDGLVKNVHMRFTATRKLEAEGGDGEEGVDDAGADEEITFLYEVGEGVAHRSYGLNVARLARIPRKVIEVAAQKSREMEQDVRVRKLLGTARLLADVAKDSPDQLDHLISNIEQL, from the coding sequence ATGGCGCCCAAGTCGAAACCGCCCGAGAAGAAACAGCAGTCCTTGACCAATTTTTTCCAGCCAAAAACTGTCAatggcctcgccgccgcctttcAAAAGTCCCAGTCCGAGTCACGAACGAGCCCGTCCGGCTCGCCTGAGTCGTCCCGCAAGCGACCCCTTGAGGAGGATGCGGGCAAAATCAACAATGGACCCGAGAAGATCACTAAGAGAGCGAAAGGAGACAAGGGCAGGAGGTTCGCTTCCGTAGAAGAAGGGACGGACTCTCTCTTCGTGCCAGGCGCCGAGCAGTCCGCTGCCGAGCAGTCCGCTGCCGAGCAGTCCGCTGCCGAGCCCAAGCCCCGGGCTTCTACGGCTGCCGGTAGGGCAGGCCGTTTTGCATACAGCCAAAGCTCGGACTTGAATGcggatggagaagaggaccAGGAGGACCCATCTATGAGGAGACGTAAGGAGGAGCTGCACAACAAGTTCGTCAAGAAGCTTGGCCACCCAGACAGCATGctatggcggcggcggagggaagacgacggtgaagccgccgagggggaggaaggcgacgaagaggacgaagatgatgccCCCCAAGCTCccaaggcgaagaagggtgGCGCGAGAGCGAACAAGAAGCTCACGCCCATGGAGATTCAGTTTCTCGACATCAAGCGCAAGCACCTTGACACGATCCTCATCGTCGAAGTCGGCTACAAGTTCCGATTCTTCGGCGAGGACGCGCGAATtgccgccaaggagctcaGCATCGTCTGCATCCCGGGCAAGTACCGCTATGATGAGCATCCCTCGGAGGCGCACCTGGAACGCTTTGCATCGGCGAGCATCCCCGTGCATCGGTTGCCCGTCCATGCGAAGcgtctcgtcgccgccggtcACAAGGTCGGCGTCGTTCGCCAAATCGAGACTGCTGCTctgaagaaggccggcgacAATCGCAACGCCCCCTTTGTCCGGAAGTTGACCAATGTCTACACCAAGGGCACCTACatcgacgagaacggcgagctggaacccggcggcgatgggggTGCTCCGTCTGGTGGCTATCTGCTGTGTCTCACGGAAACCCCTTCCAAGGGCCAAGGCACAGATGAGAAGGTTGACGTCGGTATAATAGCCGTGCAACCGACGACGGGAGACATCATCTACGACACATTCGAGGATGGCTTCATGCGCAGTGAGATTGAAACTCGGTTGCTTCACATCTCCCCTTGCGAGTTCGTTATTGTCGGCGACCTCACCAAGGGTTCCGACAAGCTCGTCCAGCATCTCTCGGGGAGCAGCACAAACGTCTTTGGCGATCGCAGTCGTGTCGAGCGAGTCCCTCGCTCCAAGTcgatggccgccgaggcctaCTCACACGTCACGCAATTTTACGCTGACAAGTTGCAACAAAcccccgacgccgccgcgtctTCTCTCCTGGAGCGTATCCTCCACCTCCCGGAACCCGTCACCATCTGCCTTTCTGCCATGATCAACCATCTCCAGGAGTACGGCCTCGAGCACGTCTTCGACCTCACCAAGAACTTCaccagcttctcggcgcgcCAGCACATGCTCCTCAACGGAACCACCCTTGAGTCTCTTGAGGTTTACCGCAACGCCACCGACCATTCAGACCGTGGCTCCCTATTCTGGGCATTAGACAAGACCACAACCCGCTTCGGCCAGCGGCTTCTCCGCAAATGGGTCGGCCGTCCCCTGCTTGACGTCTCCCGCCTCGAGGCACGCGTCGCTGCTGTCCAAGAACTCGTCAACGAGCAATCCTCAGCCAAGGTCGACCGTCTAGAGACCCTCCTAACCGGAATCAAGACCGACCTCGAACGCAGTCTTATCCGCATCTACTACGGGAAATGCACTCGCCCTGAGCTTCTCTCCGTCCTGCAGACCCTCCAGCGCATTGCCATGCAATACTCGACTGTCAAGTCAGCCGACGCAACGGGCTTTGTCTCGCCCCTGATTTCCTCCGCCATCCTGTCCTTGCCCCAgatcctcgacctcgtcgtctcgcACCTGGAAAAAATCAACCCCGAAGCCGCCCGCAAAGACGACAAATACAACTTCTTCCGTGAGTCCGAGCAGACGGAGGATATCGAAGACCACAAAATGGGCATCGTTGCCGTCGAGCAATCCCTCGACGAGCACCGCTCCgaggccgcctcgtccctcTCTCGCAAAAAGCCCGTCGATTACGTCACCGTCTCTGGCATCGAGTATCTCATCGAGGTTAACAACACGGACCTCAAAGCCGTGCCCGCATCCTGGATCAAGATCTCGGGCACCAAGAAGCTTTCCCGCTTCCACacgcccgccgtcgtccgcctCATCGCGGAGCGCGACCAGCACCGCGaagccctcgccgccgcctgcgacGCCGCCTTTGCATCccttctcgtcgccatcgccgacgcaTACCAATCTCTTCGCGACGCCGTCTCCTCCCTCGCGACGCTCGACtgcctcctctctctctcccgcgTTGCCGCTCTCCCCGGCTACACCAAGCCGAcctttctctcctccccgACCCAGCCAACAATCTCCATCACCCAAGGCCGCCATCCCATCGCCGAACACACCCTCTCGGACCCCTACATCCCCTTCACGACAACACTTTCTTCCCCGTCCCCCCTGGCCCACCTCGTCACGGGTCCCAACATGGGCGGGAAATCCTCCTTCGTCCGCGCCgtggccctcctcgtcctgctcgccCAGATCGGCTCCTTCGTCCCCGCCGACGAGTTCTCTCTGACCCTTGCTGACGCCATCCATGTCCGCATGGGCGCTCGCGACAACCTCGCCGCAGGCGAGTCGACCTTCATGGTCGAGGTCTCGGAGACGGCCCGCATCCTCCGCGCTGCCACCCCGCGGtccctcgtcatcctcgacgagctcggcaGGGGCACGTCGAcccacgacggcgccgccatcgcccacgccgtcctcgaccacgTCGTGCGCGAGAACAGGTGCCTCACCCTCTTCATCACTCACTACCAGAACCTCGCCCGCCTGGCCGACGGTATCGGCGACGGGCTCGTCAAGAACGTCCACATGCGCTTCACTGCTACACGTAAACTTGAGGCGgaaggaggcgacggcgaagaaggcgttgacgatgcgggtgccgacgaggagatcaCCTTCCTGTACGAAGTCGGAGAAGGGGTTGCGCACAGGTCTTATGGGCTGAACGTTGCGCGTCTGGCCCGAATACCCCGCAAGGTTATCGAAGTGGCCGCGCAGAAGTCGCGCGAAATGGAACAAGACGTGAGAGTGCGAAAATTGCTGGGCACCGCCCGTCTCCTTGCGGATGTGGCGAAAGATAGTCCGGACCAGCTTGACCACTTGATCTCAAACATAGAGCAACTGTAG
- a CDS encoding Putative ribosomal biogenesis regulatory protein, with amino-acid sequence MALPISRPKLPVAVNKPTPYTFDLGLLMANDPNPVELDKSAIEDSLAATARDGAQALINQLLTTCPLQSTTDGVLLSLPAPSTALPREKPVPKPKEPTKWERFAAKRGIKPKTREQRRNLVYDEDTKEWRAKWGYKGMNKKGEDDWLVEVDPKEEMNRKEGTTVQGDKRRERKERIKRNERKMRKNQRESGKR; translated from the coding sequence ATGGCGCTCCCTATTTCGCGCCCCAAGCTGCCCGTCGCAGTCAACAAACCGACGCCGTACACCTTCGATCTTGGCCTGCTCATGGCCAACGACCCCAAccccgtcgagctcgacaagtCGGCGATCGAGGATTCCCTCGCCGCTACGGCCCGTGATGGCGCACAGGCACTCATCAACCAATTGCTCACGACCTGCCCGCTCCAGAGCACCACCGACGGCGTCTTGCTGTCGCTGCCTgccccctcgacggcgctcCCGCGCGAGAAGCCAGTGCCGAAGCCCAAGGAGCCCACCAAGTGGGAGCGCTTTGCCGCCAAGCGCGGCATCAAGCCCAAGACCCGTGAGCAGCGCCGCAACCTCGTCTACGACGAGGACACCAAGGAGTGGCGCGCCAAGTGGGGTTACAAGGGCATgaacaagaagggcgaggacgactgGCTGGTTGAGGTTGACCccaaggaggagatgaaCCGCAAGGAGGGTACCACGGTTCAGGGTGACAAGCGCAGGGAAAGAAAGGAGAGGATCAAGCGCAACGAGAGGAAAATGAGGAAGAACCAGCGCGAGTCGGGGAAGCGGTAG
- a CDS encoding Putative Rho GTPase activation protein: protein MGRRPAPQPLTLSESQPAADQPEDVVPRSAETLAYAVPPSAGSNSQSSPRSPRSPFRFTPKRPSASGKQSLQLTDEHRNFEDDGFQQYQPISSALHRASEDTPPRQHHHQNPISPRTHRPDDAPNKTTTSSSSSKGGGFFFNFSKASRSSQSLASSPSPSPSHPQRQNQQQAPIPNTDSRGQSMPRGPDNAPMGSDQPTQPSAEPSYAEHAVQKPAPVLPSKSDVSIASVADYDPSPAQPSSTKKSKSKPFGLLSRNKSLRDKDGSGSRDKQPSPVPVAINDPEPSHYLAGRNQSLATPATGSDRSHKEMVNSTGRNHSEDRASSRDMGNKENQKEKDHHHPRSNSSSQNGGFFGGLKSGRDMLSNRLFGKSGRSGSTTEREPVIDDEHYVLKTINLPLVEQTRRTRISKRLEDSRDKTEFWMPAFPWRAIDYLNYKGCDVEGLYRVPGSGPQIKKWQRRFDEEYDVNLFEQPDLYDINIIGSMLKAWLRELPDELFPKAAQERVARECVGYETVPPLLIEELSNLSPFNYYLLFAITCHLSLLLAHSDKNKMDFRNLCICFQPCMKIDAFCFRFLVCDWRDCWKGCKNEAKFIEQEYQLFDQPPPKGLSEPRKPSRETTEEPAQEEPAPTTTVEERAGSSSESSKQSSASTEQQAKDRRPKKKPLQLSESNGSVASNSTMSTTLTIDSSRDAPRGSNDLRPLSPIKPLSPLGF from the exons ATGGGTCGCAGGCCTGCACCACAGCCGCTGACGCTGTCGGAATCCCAGCCTGCCGCCGACCAGCCTGAAgacgtcgtcccgcgctcTGCTGAAACTCTCGCCTATGCCGTTCCTCCAAGCGCCGGCTCCAACTCGCAATCTTCTCCCAGATCCCCGCGCTCTCCCTTTAGGTTCACTCCGAAAAGGCCCAGCGCCAGTGGCAAGCAGTCCCTTCAGTTGACCGACGAGCATCGAAACTTTGAAGACGACGGCTTTCAGCAGTATCAACCCATCTCCTCTGCCCTCCATCGCGCTTCCGAAGACACGCCCCCTCGCCAGCATCACCACCAGAACCCCATCAGCCCCCGGACGCACcgccccgacgacgccccCAACAAGACTACcacctcgtcttcctcctccaaaGGCGGCGGCTTCTTTTTCAATTTCTCAAAGGCCTCCAGGTCGTCCCAATCTCTCGCATCCTCTCCTTCACCCTCGCCTTCACACCCTCAGCGTCAGAACCAGCAACAAGCTCCCATCCCAAATACTGACTCGAGGGGCCAAAGTATGCCGAGGGGCCCCGACAATGCTCCTATGGGCAGTGACCAACCCACCCAACCTTCAG CAGAACCATCCTacgccgagcacgccgtccAAAAGCCCGCACCCGTTCTGCCGTCCAAGTCCGACGTCTCAATAGCCTCCGTTGCCGACTACGACCCTTCTCCTGCCCAGCCATCCTCTACGAAGAAGAGCAAATCCAAGCCTTTCGGTCTTTTGAGCCGCAACAAGTCGCTTCGCGACAAGGACGGCTCAGGTTCTAGAGACAAGCAGCCAAGCCCCGTGCCTGTCGCAATCAACGACCCCGAACCGTCGCATTATTTGGCAGGCCGCAACCAATCGCTCGCTACACCCGCCACCGGATCCGACAGGTCTCACAAAGAGATGGTTAACTCGACTGGGCGGAACCACTCGGAAGACCGCGCGTCGTCTCGAGACATGGGCAACAAGGAAAACCAGAAGGAAAAGGATCATCACCACCCCCGGTCAAATTCCTCGTCGCAGAACGGTGGCTTTTTTGGTGGATTGAAGAGCGGAAGGGACATGCTCAGCAACCGGTTGTTTGGCAAGAGCGGTCGCAGTGGGAGCACGACGGAAAGGGAGCCagtcatcgacgacgagcacTACGTACTGAAGACGATCAACTTGCCTCTTGTCGAACAGACGCGTCGCACACGGATTTCGAAGCGCTTGGAGGATTCGAGAGACAAGACCGAGTTCTGGATGCCAGCATTCCCATGGCGCGCGATCGACTACTTGAATTACAAAGGCTGCGATGTCGAAGGGCTTTATCGTGTGCCGGGAAGCGGGCCGCAAATCAAGAAGTGGCAGAGAAGGTTTGACGAAG AGTACGACGTCAATCTGTTTGAACAGCCAGACCTTTacgacatcaacatcatTGGCTCCATGCTTAAGGCGTGGCTACGAGAATTGCCTGACGAGCTATTCCCTAAAGCAGCCCAGGAGCGCGTCGCGAGGGAATGCGTCGGCTACGAAACCGTGCCTCCGCTCCTGATTGAAGAGTTGTCTAACCTGTCGCCGTTCAACTACTATCTTCTCTTTGCCATCACCTGCCATCTCAGCCTGCTTCTGGCGCACTCcgacaagaacaagatgGACTTCCGAAACCTATGCATTTGCTTTCAGCCATGCATGAAGATTGACGCATTCTGTTTCAGGTTCTTGGTTTGCGACTGGCGCGACTGCTGGAAAGGGTGCAAGAACGAGGCAAAGTTCATCGAGCAGGAGTACCAGCTGTTCGACCAACCGCCCCCGAAAGGTCTGTCGGAGCCGCGCAAGCCCTCTCGCGAGACTACAGAGGAGCCGGCGCAGGAAGAGCCAGCTCCCACTACGACAGTGGAGGAGAGGGCGGGGTCGTCTTCCGAAAGCAGCAAGCAGTCGAGTGCCAGCACCGAGCAGCAAGCCAAGGACCGACGGCCTAAAAAAAAGCCCCTCCAACTTTCCGAGTCAAACGGTAGCGTCGCATCCAATTCGACAATGTCCACGACACTCACCATTGACAGCAGCCGGGACGCACCCAGGGGCTCCAACGACTTGCGGCCCTTGTCACCCATCAAACCCCTTTCACCACTCGGTTTCTAG